In Populus trichocarpa isolate Nisqually-1 chromosome 16, P.trichocarpa_v4.1, whole genome shotgun sequence, a genomic segment contains:
- the LOC7465247 gene encoding bifunctional nitrilase/nitrile hydratase NIT4B, with product MEEEFAKNAEAKQVKKRGPRPLIVAQSQAKKVRIRMPAICSPAIYRIKDELGLGSCDEAIHWLVRHVRPDLIPAPETPTKTKSSKTGPIPKTGSVDHDSVPKPACMASPDGDMPAYDFLPTAGGVPAARSPVKATVVQASTVFFDTPATLEKAERLIAGAASYGSQLLVFPEAFVGGYPTCVKLDATNSPETDGDLQKYYASAIDVPGPEVDRLAKFAGKYKVHLVMGVVERAGCYLYSTMLFFDSLGKCLGQHRKLIQTASESALWRSGEKSTLPTYETSIGKIGGLICWDNRLPLLRTELYDKGVEIYCAPTADAGEIWRASMTHIALEGSCFVLSANQFCRRRDYPLPPGNINGDASLDDITCAGGSVIISPSGTILAGPDYQGECLISADLDLGHIILAKTQYGGIESGVDKNHVSVAANGSEPSLFAAEMTTKALEELSG from the exons ATGGAGGAAGAATTCGCAAAAAATGCAGAGGCTAAGCAAGTAAAGAAGCGAGGACCCCGTCCTCTCATCGTAGCACAGTCACAGGCTAAAAAGGTTCGTATCCGTATGCCCGCCATCTGTAGCCCTGCCATTTACCGCATCAAAGATGAACTAGGTCTCGGCTCCTGCGATGAAGCCATTCATTGGCTCGTCCGCCATGTCCGACCCGATCTTATTCCCGCCCCCGAGACACCCACTAAAACTAAATCGTCCAAGACTGGCCCGATTCCCAAAACGGGCTCCGTTGATCATGACTCGGTTCCAAAACCCGCTTGCATGGCGAGCCCAGATGGTGATATGCCTGCTTATGATTTTCTCCCAACCGCAGGTGGTGTTCCGGCAGCGAGGTCTCCGGTGAAGGCAACGGTGGTTCAGGCATCGACAGTGTTTTTTGACACTCCGGCAACATTGG AAAAAGCAGAAAGATTGATTGCTGGTGCGGCTTCATATGGGTCACAATTACTTGTGTTTCCAGAGGCATTTGTAGGTGGTTATCCTACGTGTGTGAAGCTTGATGCTACAAATTCACCTGAAACAGATGGTGATTTGCAGAAGTACTATGCCTCAGCTATTGATGTGCCTG GTCCTGAAGTTGACAGACTTGCAAAATTTGCTGGTAAATATAAAGTCCACTTAGTAATGGGAGTGGTGGAGAGAGCTGGATGTTATCTCTATAGTACAATGCTGTTCTTTGATTCCCTGGGAAAGTGTCTTGGACAGCACCGCAAGCTAATACAAACGGCATCAGAAAGTGCACTGTGGCGTTCTGGAGAGAAATCCACACTGCCAACATATGAGACCTCAATTGGAAAAATTGGTGGCCTCATCTGTTGGGACAATAGATTACCACTTCTGAGAACAGAGTTGTATGATAAAG GTGTGGAAATATATTGTGCACCTACAGCTGATGCAGGAGAAATATGGAGAGCATCAATGACCCACATTGCCCTAGAAGGTAGTTGCTTTGTTCTTTCTGCAAATCAATTTTGTAGGAGGAGAGATTATCCTTTGCCACCTGGGAATATAAATGGTGATGCATCCTTAGATGACATCACATGCGCTGGAGGTAGTGTTATCATTTCACCATCAGGGACCATCCTGGCTGGTCCTGATTACCAAGGAGAATGCCTTATCTCAGCTGATCTAG ACCTTGGACATATCATTCTAGCAAAGACACAATATGGCGGAATTGAGAGTGGTGTCGATAAGAACCATGTCAGTGTGGCTGCAAACGGATCAGAACCCAGTTTGTTTGCAGCAGAAATGACAACTAAAGCTCTTGAAGAGCTTTCAGGGTGA
- the LOC18106189 gene encoding uncharacterized protein At5g41620: MLRQKGSATMEELLPGKIRKRGCSSSASSSSSIIQNYRFKRAILVGKRGGSSTPVPTWKLMGKRTPSSILRAMESSPKSINGKGKQQHAPVSARKLAATLWEMNEMPSPKMKEEMVEERRLRKEGRGRERRSVHSGSLPPHLSDPSHSPVSERIDRSGTGSRHRRTSSISQRLRLMDQSIGAFDSVSNASLMEIETRSRAQTPSGSTVGVRPRLKDVSNALTTSKELLKIINRVWGNEDRPSSSMSLISALHAELERARLQVNHLIQEQRSDQNEINYLMKCFAEEKAAWKNKEQKVVEAAIESIAGELDVEKKLRRRFESLNKKLGKELAETKASLLKAVKELESEKRARAVMEQVCDELARDFGDDKAEVEELKRESAKLCEEVEKEREMMQLADVLREERVHMKLSEAKYQLEEKNAAVDKLRNQLEAFLGTKRNKEKGRCSSHINDEEIAACLSKNRFVSHRSEVNEEDGEVDDRVVCEEGSAESDLHSIELNMDNNNKSYKWTYPSGTPRDLRKAAMDEEDIKGRNSTSSKLPRRSSSLQRSVSDGVEWGIQNERVPFPGDGIDWGRFSELERQGQGKGYGDEMHGHQSMKGLRDYLLSVSRLDSPRGYASPVRQVGQLRSSREPNLAQERPPVIPGNVSKSRLSDAKAEGVNLRKSKW; the protein is encoded by the exons ATGCTAAGGCAAAAAGGAAGTGCCACAATGGAGGAATTGCTGCCTGGCAAGATAAGAAAAAGAGGGTGTTCCTCGTCagcatcatcatcctcatcaatAATTCAAAACTACAGATTCAAGAGAGCAATTTTGGTAGGAAAGAGGGGCGGATCCAGTACACCAGTGCCCACATGGAAGCTGATGGGGAAGAGGACCCCATCATCTATACTGAGGGCCATGGAGTCCTCACCAAAGTCAATAAATGGAAAGGGAAAGCAGCAGCATGCGCCAGTGTCAGCGAGGAAGCTGGCTGCTACCCTTTGGGAGATGAATGAGATGCCGTCGCCAAAAATGAAGGAGGAAATGGTGGAGGAGAGGAGGTTGAGGAAAGAGGGTAGAGGTAGAGAGAGGAGGTCGGTGCATTCAGGTTCTTTGCCTCCTCATTTGTCTGATCCTTCTCATAGTCCTGTTTCTGAG AGGATTGATCGATCTGGAACTGGCAGTCGCCATAGAAGAACATCATCGATTTCTCAGAGGCTTAGGCTTATGGACCAGAGCATTGGAGCATTTGATTCTGTTAGCAATGCCAGTTTAATGGAG ATTGAGACTAGATCTCGAGCCCAAACTCCTAGTGGATCTACTGTTGGAGTCAGACCTCGTCTGAAGGATGTTAGTAATGCTCTCACTACATCAAAGGAACTGCTTAAAATTATCAACCGTGTATGGGGCAATGAAGATAGGCCCTCATCAAGCATGTCTCTCATCTCCGCCTTACATGCTGAGCTTGAGAGGGCTCGTTTGCAGGTCAACCACCTTATCCAAGAACAGCGCTCTGACCAGAATGAGATAAACTATCTAATGAAGTGCTTTGCTGAAGAAAAGGCAGCATGGAAAAACAAGGAGCAGAAGGTGGTTGAAGCTGCTATTGAGTCCATTGCAGGAGAACTCGATGTAGAGAAGAAGCTGAGGAGACGGTTTGAGAGCTTGAACAAGAAGCTTGGGAAGGAACTGGCTGAGACTAAGGCATCTCTATTGAAGGCAGTGAAAGAACTTGAAAGTGAGAAGAGAGCAAGAGCTGTAATGGAGCAAGTATGTGATGAACTAGCCAGGGATTTTGGTGATGATAAAGCTGAAGTTGAAGAACTGAAGAGGGAATCTGCAAAACTTTGTGAAGAGGTTGAAAAGGAAAGGGAGATGATGCAGTTAGCTGACGTGTTGCGTGAGGAGAGAGTCCACATGAAACTTTCAGAAGCTAAATATCAGCTTGAGGAGAAAAATGCAGCTGTTGATAAACTTCGGAATCAGCTTGAAGCTTTTCTTGgaaccaaaagaaataaagaaaaagggcGCTGTTCTAGTCATATAAATGATGAAGAGATAGCTGCTTGCTTGAGTAAAAATCGTTTTGTTTCCCATCGGAGTGAAGTAAATGAGGAGGATGGAGAAGTAGATGATAGGGTAGTATGCGAAGAAGGCTCTGCCGAAAGTGATCTTCATTCTATAGAATTGAATAtggataacaataacaaaagctACAAGTGGACTTATCCTTCTGGAACACCTCGTGATTTGAGAAAGGCagcaatggatgaagaagaCATCAAAGGGAGGAATTCTACCTCTAGCAAATTACCCCGGAGAAGCAGTTCTCTGCAAAGAAGTGTGTCAGATGGAGTGGAATGGGGCATCCAAAATGAGAGGGTCCCGTTTCCAGGAGACGGGATAGATTGGGGGAGGTTTTCTGAACTGGAGAGGCAAGGGCAAGGAAAAGGTTATGGAGATGAAATGCATGGACATCAATCAATGAAGGGTCTTAGGGACTACTTGTTGTCTGTTTCTAGGTTAGATTCTCCAAGAGGGTATGCTAGTCCCGTGCGACAAGTAGGGCAGCTGCGGTCCTCACGAGAGCCCAATCTAGCTCAAGAGAGACCTCCTGTGATACCAGGAAATGTTTCGAAGTCAAGGCTATCAGATGCCAAAGCTGAAGGCGTGAATTTAAGAAAATCCAAATGGTGA